One Antennarius striatus isolate MH-2024 chromosome 9, ASM4005453v1, whole genome shotgun sequence genomic window, TCTGTTGTCAGGTTTGCCATTGTCGTCCTCAAAACTATCCCAGGCTGGCAACGCCCTGCCTAGGCCGGGGGTCAACACACCATTTAACCCATGATCTCCTCTTGGTGATGCCTTTCTTTGAAGACTGTTTCCTAGATTGTTGTTGTGAGTCACTTGATGTCCACTTGAAAGAATGATGTGTTTTCCAGACAaatgttcagcttcatcagcaaCCATAATTCCTTCCTCACTGTTAGAATCAACCAGCTCTCTGCTTGTTTGCTGTTCCGCATTTGACCTTCCAAGTTCCCTCCCCACAAGGTCCTGGTCCGAACTACTGCTCACATCCATCGACCCCATGTCGTTTTTATCGACCCCTGTTTCCCCTGCTGACGGTACCTTATCTTTCTCCACAACTCTAGAAACTGTGCTCTCCTGGCTGTCAGAGTCTTCAAATGCACGAGGGAAGAGGAAAAAATTATTACAGTAACATGTGCATCAATATGTTAACGCCATCACTACATACTTTGGAATGTTAGTTCCAAGTTGAATTCACAGTagttgttgcttttatttttcctcagatATTTCAGGCTTTATAGAACTGAGAATTGAAACAAATTAGctcgtgtttttttgttttttttttttttacattttacatgaaaCAGAGCTCCCATACCTGTGAATCCAGGGGTGTCAAGACTCTCTGTAGACTGAGCCTCTGACAGATCTGTGAATGGATTTTCTGCTGTTTAAATGAACCATCCATCTGAAAATTATTACCTGTCTATTATCAAAACAACACCCccccgtacacacacacaagcacaagtACCTTCAGAATTTTCTTCTTCAACAGGTTTGTTTTGTGGTTTCCTGTATGCTGCAGATGTGAGAAAAAGTTGGTGGTGTTACACGTTAATGATCTCAAAGGCATATATTACTGTCTAATACAGTAGTCcactttcatgttttaaaattgAATATAGAGTTACACTTTTCATAACAGACCTGTTTCAGCTGCAGTCTCTTCAATAATCATGTCCAGTGCATCTATTTTATTGCAACAACAGTGAAGAGATTATACAGAAACTGTTCATTACATGATTTAAACTCACTTAGGTTGATTTCAAAATGCATGATTAGGAATATTGTCCTGTAAGAAATTATAAAAGTTACATAttctaaaaacacatcaatgtTACCATTTAGGAAACTTAGAAAAAAGCAAgataaaagcaagaaaaaagaaagaaagcattaAGACATCAGGTTTTACCTCTGACTGGAGCTGAGACCACCATTCCAAACATAAGGAGTGCAAAGAACATAAAGCTGAAACAGATCACATCATGCTATAAcaatcaaaattaatttgagaTTTAACtgcacatttatatttttcctcATGAATTGCCATTTCCATTTTGCATATAAAAGCAATTCATTCACATATCCTTGatatgttaatattaataatcaaaacataaaaataaaacttacaacttCATTGCTAACTTGTGGGCCCCAGCTATATCCACTGTTTATGCATAAGACAGCCTTCAGGCTTTTATATAGACTATTgcctcttgattttttttttttttaccttcagtGGGTCTTGTCCTTGTTAATTATAGATTCTGACCAAATATACGGGATTAAGTTGCAGTCAGAGACATCTCTGCGTTTACCAGTGCATGACCTGCACAAATAGGACTGACAGTTAGGGTACAGATTAAGTTTACAATGACCCATTCATCAATTCATGCTGACAGCAGATGTTCCAATTCCCGTAAAAactttgtctgtctctctatttGTCTATTTCGCATTGATTGCAGGGTGTTGGTTACCTCAGGAAAAAGATCCACAGCTTGTCAATTGTTATTCCCTGATGCAACAGATCATGTATTGTTTCCTGAAACTATTTGGCCATTGTCCATTTACTAGTTAACCTTATAATTTGCCAAAAGAAAGATCTTTTTAAAACAGATCCCACTGAGTCTGTTCGATAAAGGAGTGTGAATTTAAGATCACAGTCAGAAGCAATGCAATAATCAGTAGTTGAAATACAATGAGACAACTTTTGAATTGCTATTTAATTTGTGTCCAATGTGATGCATAATATAAAAAGCAATATTTACATCATATTCTAAAAGATATCTAGGCCCAAGTAAATACAATATATGCTCTTATTAATTATTGGGGTCTGTTGGGGTCAAAATTGATTTTGGAATTGTAAAGTGAAACTTTTTGGAAGATAAAACCTCCAATCAACGGCAAATGTGTTAGAATAACTAACCAAATATGAGAATGCATAGACGATGTCAAACGATGACTGAAGTTTGCGTTTCTATCAAACCTGATGGTGACCGTGGGAGCTACGATCTCTCCCACGGAAAACAAAAGGGAGAGCGCCCCCTGGGGGAATGGCTGTACGCACTAAGCTCTTGATCCCAGGCATCGCCATATTGACGTCCCAGCAACGCTGAGAGGTAATCGTGTTATTTAACCACG contains:
- the LOC137602100 gene encoding uncharacterized protein, whose product is MVVSAPVRDALDMIIEETAAETAYRKPQNKPVEEENSEDLSEAQSTESLDTPGFTDSDSQESTVSRVVEKDKVPSAGETGVDKNDMGSMDVSSSSDQDLVGRELGRSNAEQQTSRELVDSNSEEGIMVADEAEHLSGKHIILSSGHQVTHNNNLGNSLQRKASPRGDHGLNGVLTPGLGRALPAWDSFEDDNGKPDNRGDADFDETRELMSSETYPIAPLELKPGIFSVTAKSRVS